DNA sequence from the Paramormyrops kingsleyae isolate MSU_618 chromosome 14, PKINGS_0.4, whole genome shotgun sequence genome:
TCGCCACGGTCTTAAAACGGAGAGTGGTGAGATTTGTTTTAAGTTGACTTTCACGAACGGGAAGAGCAAGGAGGACATTGTCTCATCCGAGTGAggtcaattaaaaaaacaaacggCACAGGTCTAGACTACTGAGGATGACTAAACTTAAAACAAGTCGAGGTCCTTCACAGAAAAGCGGGAaggcttttatttaaattaaggTCCAGACGCCATCGTATACAGCCCTTAAGCTTCATATAGCATCTAGTTACTGGTCGCGTGTGTGACATAAAAACTAGTCACCAAAACAACAAACCAACAACTAGATTTTGGAATACATTCGCACAAAAGATCAGCAATTATAAACTTCTACTTCACTCAATATTTAAGTACAACCCAATAAAAATGAAGCAAAACGTATGACATGGGCTACACAGACATATCGTTTAACGATGTAAGGAACTGCCTGATTTATTAAAACACGAAATAAAAATGAAGATCGGTCACTACTCACGAAGTGCTTTTTGAACTATTTAATCATTCAATCTAAAGACTCGGCAAAGCGGTCCAAACCCACGTTTTAAACTCGGATAAACAGAGCAGTTTTCATCAGGCAACGTCACATTGGCATGTCTAGGTGTCCGCATTTGATGACGATTAAATCACATGGTTAGCACGACGCTGCACAATAGGTTAGATGCAAATATTCACGCCTTCGGGGAAAAAATAGCCAATCAACAGACGCAATAGGACACGACAGGGAAGTCTAGGAGAACTGGCAATCTTATaactgaattttaaaaatattcatgCCGAATAAATCGGTATTAATATGTCTAATGATACGGTGCGACAATGGAAAGAACTACTGAAAAAGAAACTGGCATCTGCACAAAAGGGTGAGAGTACGCTGTGATTGTTTTTGAGTGCTGGAATTTCAGTTACACAGTATACTAGGCTAGCTGGCTATTTAGCATCAGCTGAGTGCTTGAGCCCGTCACACATCGCTGACTGCTCAGCTGGAATGGCTGTGTCCCGCATGCATAAACCGGGACTTGCCGGCAACTTTAAGTCGGTTTGTTCTTTTATTATCGTTGAGGTTAAGGTTTTCGTGGATTACACATTTATTGGCAGATGAGAGGacagaggaggagaagaaggaggatGAACTCCGACTGTTTACGAAGTATTACACAGAATGGAGGGGTGGCGACAAGACTGACTCCTCTTACAAGAACATACCCCGCTTTTATTACCGGGTACTTACGACGCCGACCCGGTCACTGTCCCCCTTGAAGGGTCTTATTTTACAAGGTGATGGTCATCTTAATGCGCTTCTTACAGCTTCCTGCCGACGACGAGATTTTGCTACAGAAACTGCGTGAGGAGTCCAGAGCCGTGTTTCTGCAGAGGAAGAGCCGAGAGCTTCTGGACAACGAGGAGCTACAGGTGTGGTGTCTTCCTTCACTGTGTGATAAAGCCTGAGTGCTTTTGCAGAGATGATGCTGTGTATGTCCAATATGCTGATTTTTCCTCTTCTGCACCAGAATCTGTGGTTCCTGTTAGACAAAAACCAAGTGCTTCCCATGGCTGGGGAGGAGGCCATGATCAATTACGACAGCTTCTTGAAGGTTGGAGAGACGGCAGGAGAAAAGTGCAAGTAAGTGCAGCCAGCTTGCAGAATTTCAGGGTTCAAAATTTTTAAGGTATTACCTTTTTGTTGGTTTAGCGACAGAAAAGCAGATATTCCTGCCAACACTCTCTCTGTTTTCTCCCACCAGACAGTTCTTCACTGCAAGAGTTTATGCCAAACTTCTGCACAATGACCCATATGGACGCATATCAATAATGCAGTTCTTTAACTATGTCATGAGAAAAGGTTTGTCTTACAAAAAGCAAACGTATAGAGAGAATGGAAGCTGTTCTTGGAGCAGGGTTGCTGAAATCCATTTCTGGAGGGCCGGTTTGTAGATTTCCCTGCTCACatacacctactaaacctgccATTTGGCTGGTAAGCTGAGTAAGGTGTGTTTGAGGAGGGAAATATGGGAACTGTGTGGTGAACTGGCCTTCTGGGACCAGATTTGGGGAACCCTGACACAGAGTGTctacttggcacactaattggAATTGTGAGATTTACTCACTCTGTTCTTGTGGCATAGATTAAAATTTGGTACCACTGTGATACTTTCTCCCCAgtttggcttcatcagacccgGATTGGCCTGAGTCTTTACGACGTGGCAGGTCAAGGTTACCTCCGCGAGTCGGTAAGCATCGTCAATATTAGTATGATGCTGATTTTAAGCCAGTGAAACGGATCCATTCTCCCAAGTCCCCTTGTGTGCTTCTAAGAGTCAAAACCTGTCTCATGGTAGGACCTGGAGAACTACATTCTGGAACTGATCCCCACCCTGCCCCAGCTGGACGGCCTGGAGAAGTCCTTCTACTCCTTCTATGTCTGCACCGCCGTCCGCAAGTTCTTCTTCTTCCTGGACCCGCTGCGCACTGGTCTGTGTTCCACAGCGTTCCCCACCCTGTGCTGTCAGTGGCTGCTGTTGTGTCATTCAGACTCTTCTTCCGAATTCTTGGATGCATTGATCTAAAGCCAAACCCTTCAGCATATCAGTTAATCCTTTAATGTTACTTTAATGAAACCCAGCTGACCCATCGCACCTCTACCGTAGTAAGGCTTTGCCTTCTGAGAAGCCAAGGAATATTGTCCTCTGCTCCGAGGGGTCTTTGGTACAGCCTACTCATTCAGTTTTCTCTTActcaggaaaaataaaaattcaggaCATTTTGGCCTGCAGCTTTCTAGATGATCTTCTGGAGGTATGCCATCGCCCTTATATTACCTACGGAGGATTTGGAGTGGAGGTTCCCTTTAGAGCCACCTCCCTATTAACTTGTTCTCCATCTGAGTTGTGGTGTCTGCCCTTCCCTGCATTTCAGCTGCGGGATGAGGAGTTGTCCAAGGAGAGTCAGGAGTCCAACTGGTTCTCGGCCCCATCAGCACTCCGTGTCTATGGTAGGCAGACATGCTCATATCCGAGTTCAGGGCACCTAGCACACTAATCTGCTAAAAAGTGGTTTGTGGTTTCTACTCCCAGGGCAGTATTTGAACCTGGATAAGGACCACAATGGAATGCTGAGCAAAGAGGAGCTGTCTCGTTACGGCACCGGCACCCTAACAAGCATCTTCCTGGACCGCATCTATCAGGAGTGCCTCACTTACGACGGAGAGATGGTAAGCAGATATCCTTCAATATCCCCAAGTGGCCTTGTGGTTGGACGTGACACTCACGTCATGCTTATGTTGCGGTTCCCAGGACTACAAGACCTACCTGGACTTTGTCCTGGCGCTGGAGAACCGCAAGGAACCTGCTGCCCTTCAGTACATTTTCAAGATATTGGATATGGAGAACAAGGGCCACCTGAATGTGTTCACACTCAACTATTTCTTCAGGGTAAGGAATACAGTATCAGAGAGGATGGGACAGGACACAAGACAGCAGGAAATAACTCTGCTTTGTCCTCCAGGGAATCCAGGACCAGATGAAGGTGCACGGCCAAGAGCCAGTGTCCTTCCAAGATGTCAAGGTATGTGTACAAACTGAGGAGCAGGGGGCTAATTATTTTGTGCCCAATACCAATCAGTTTTCTCCTTGTAACAGGATGAGATCTTTGACATGGTGAAACCCAAAGATCCCTACAAGATTACCCTGCAGGACCTGGTGACCAGCGGGCAGGGTGACACCGTCACCAGCATCCTCATAGACCTGAACGGCTTCTGGACCTATGAAAACAGAGAGGTTCTTGTGGCCAACGACGACAGCAACACAGATATGGACGATACGTGACGCGGGCTTTTGTGTCAAGCAGCAATGCTTTTCAGTACTATGCAGGATATGTTGAGATGGACCTCCACACTCCAATATGGAAATACCTCATCAGTTAGAAAAGTACAACAGAATAAGCATATGACAGTTATTCAGTTTAttaatatgtatattatataaaataaatgcatctgtTTTCTCAGTTATAAAACTTTTagtttgaaatatatatatataaataaaacaagtttaatTTTTCAGTGATacaatagaaaaaaattaaactataCTTAGGTCTGACCAGTATTCACTAATGACAAAGTACAACATTTTAAGGATAGACTTGCATCCTCAGCTGCTTTTGGCCATTTCTTTAAGCGAACATGCAGGAGAAGCAGtcagtctctcttccctccggGGTTTTCGTGTTCTCCCGTTGTCCAGGGGGGAGAAGCGTGGCAGCCGAGAACCCATAGAACAGAGGGGCTGGGCTGAACGGTTCCCCTGAGACGGGAGTCATGGAAACGGGGCCGCTGGCAGACCCGCAGCATCAGTGTGGCAAACAGTTATTTACAGAAAAAGATCAACAGAACACATCAATTACAAGATACCTGAAGAAAAGCAAATGACAATGAATGAATCACAGGAAGTGCTGTGAAACGCATCTGGAAGTCAGTCCTTTGGAAAGTTACAAGGAATTTCAtcaaacatgaaaataaaattaaaaggcTTCAGGAAAGCTAAGACACCCATGGGACCTTAAATCCCAAGTAACCCAGACAACCCTTTTGGCAGGTCAACCATACGCTGTACCCAGCAcaatgagacacacaatgagaACACTGATCATGTTCTACAGCTGCTGTTTTAGAACAGCACCGATATGAGGATAAAGATGGGCAAGCTGCACAAATGATGAAAACCAAGCTGGCGGAGGTCACTGAGGGCTTAGCTGGGGATGGGTGCGGCGACCATGTTCATTTCCAGCGAAGTGTGCGTCTCCTCTTGCACGTCAAAGGTTACTTTAACGAAGGAGGCAGAGCTCTCTGGCTGCTCTGTCATTGGCTGCTTGCCTTCTGGGCTGAGCTTCTCGTTGAAGTGACGTTCTGCTTCCTCTGACAGCTGGTTCTCCTCCgcttcttcttcctcctgcaGTGCCCGCCATTATCCAAAATCAGCACATTCTCTGAGGTGTGATGCAGCTCACAGTTTTCATTCATTCAGGAGGGTCACCCCTTGATCTTTCCACATACCTCTTTCTTGATCCTGTAGAACTCGTCAATCGCGTACTGGTATTTGGGCGTTGTGATGCCCAGCAGCGAGGACATCTTCTCCCCGAAGTAGTCACACACTGAAAGGCAGAAACAGGCAGGCACACTTGAAGAAACCCATCTGCTCTTGGGGGTCGTGCAGCCTCTGGCCAGTTCACCCCCAGGCACGGTGCCCAGCGACTCTCCAACAGAGTCAGGAAAATGGAATACCTGAGTGTGTAACTGAAAATCTTATCAGCAGGATAAAGGCTATTATACCAGGAAACTAGTTCATGTTTAGATGTCATGGTTATACCTTGATCAATGTTGTTGTGAATTAGTCACTATCTACTTAACAGGAGGCCATAGCagctacagaaatgaatgggggGGAGCAGACTGGGGCCAGTTATTCTGTGTTGGTTGAACCAGATGCACTTcaccttaatgtcctccaagtattacttacactagatcaccagcattaagaagcaaaagacaattttgaGAACCGGTGatatttatgcaatgctttgcagtcacattttacagtttttacaaatatgtgactcactctgatttcttgtttagactgtcctgcttccacaagcttgattATTCTTTTCTGTCGTTAACTTTGCTTTCACCAACTGAAGCGACTCAACCATCTGGCGCACCCGGTGCTTACATTTGTTTCAGCTGTTCCCAGCGCACAAAATTTTAGCCCATGCATATATacgtaaataataataatagtaataatgcatttatttcagacccaagtagCATATGTTTTTAGGGGCCCTATGGACCCCCAGAGCCACCCCTGACTACCAACATAATCCAAGTGCAAACTAAAACCATAGTAATGCAATTACCAGAAAGTCTGGCGAGTCAGGGAACCGACAGCAGCTGACAGGATAACGTGGTGTCATTACTGCCCATCATCCCACTGGCTGATCTCAGTGGCTGCCTTGATACGCATGGCGTCAGAGGAAGAGAGGGCACTGAGAAGCTCAGTGTCCAAGCAGCCTGCTGCATCTCAGCCTTTGTCGGCCAAATAAAGAGCTCTATTGTACTGCAGGGGAGAAACCACCCATGGCTGGACACACCTCTGTAAAGCCTAAGATGGAGCGTTCCACCCCTCATTGTGCAAATGAAGGAAAAACTAGCTGGATAAAGGGATTTTTCTTACAGAAGAAAACCCAGGCTTGGGTGTCGGCTgctaacattaaaaataactccTGATCCTATGCCCTAGGTTTTGATGAATCCCTATAGTCAGAGACAACTGGCAATAAAATAACAGGAGTCACAGAAACTACAGgcatgtttaaattaattagtTACATTAAAAACAGTCCCCTGTGATGCAGCAAGGCTAGCTTAAGAGCTGTATGGTGCAGACAGCAAACACAAAACGCTTCTTGTTTCAGGACAATGACAAAGTGCTTAGCCAATCACAGAAAAGGAAAGCACAGCAGCCTAGTCTAGGCAGTTACTGTCTGTGATGGTCCCTCTTGTGGAGCAGGACTGAAGTTCACCAATTCTTACAAGGTAACAGACTCATCCAGCTGAGCTCTTGGTTTTTTCTGCCAGCTGGTATCGGACTCTACAAAGAGTCTCTCCTGACCTCTTTTACCAGACCATAATCTGTTTGTACTATATATTTTGCACTTTTTGGTTAATTGTCTTTCCTTGTTATTTGTGTATACGGGGTGGGCCAAAAGTAGATATATAGTTTCCGTTTCACTGATTGGGTCCTGTTTAGTCTCTTATGTGCTCAAACTGTCCTCTGTCAATGTTAATACATTCCTGCAGACTGTCTCTGACACTGTGACACAATTTAGCACACAAATCCCAGTTAGCATCGATGTCCATAATTGCTTGCGCGACTGAACTCCTTCAATTCATCCACTGTGTGGGGCTTCCTCTCAAAAAACTTTCTCCCTtaaaacgcccccccccccccaaaaaaaaggcgCCGTGTCGCCCGACCCAACACTGTGGAAAGGTGTTGTCAAGGTAGCTAAAGTGTCATAGTGTCAGGGACAGGCTGCAGGAATGTATCAATGTTCACAGAGGACATTTCGAACACGTAAGAAACTAAATATGACCCAATcagtactgtaaaataaaaactgtatacCTATTTCAGCCCGTCCTGTATGTATACTGTGCCTTTTATAACTTTGTTCTATTTCATGTGCTGCTTGCAGGTAACTTCAGGATCAATACACGTCTGTCTGTCCACCTGTCTGTCATATAAAAGATATAAAGACTTTTGTGTTTCTTCCTGCTATGGCTCAGCAAAACGTTTCTGTGTTACTTCAAACAGCGAGAACAAACTGGAAGGGTTGCAGAAATCACACGCGTGACTGAACTGCAGTGTATGTGCTGGGCTGAAGGTAACTCACCTGACACAGTGGACATGGCCGCTCTCCACATATGAAACAAGAAGTATGGCCCCCACGTCAGCTTTGCCTGGAAGAAAACGTTAAGGGGTTCAGACACCTTGATACAACACATGCTACACATGCTACAAGAGGGTGGGCATTGTCAGGCCAACCAGACACAGGTCTACTCACAGGGTCTACTGTAGGTATGAGATCCTTCTTCTCTGGttcctcttcttcctcatcTGTGCTGTACTCCTCCATGGTTTCCCCACCGGCAAAATATATGGTCCGACGTGGCGACTTTTGCTGTGGATTCCTCATCTGATCTCCCAGCTCCACATTTTCAAAGTCCTTCCCTGTGCTCTGATAGCCGGGACACAAAGAAAAATACTGAGCTATTGTAAGGGAGGACTATTCCCATTCGGTTCTGTATCGGCCATAAAATAAAAGAAGATGGCTTTAGATCTTATGGGTTGCCAGTCTCAGCACGATCGTACAGAAGATGGACGGGGCCGATCTAAGAGGAGCCAGTGGCAGAGGGAGCATGTCATCATCTACAGAAACTCTAAACAAGTGATATATTGTCACGACAGTGACGGACGGCTTCGATGCAAAGCCGTAACAAGGCAAGTCACGCAGTACACGAAACACGTAACATTAAATATTAT
Encoded proteins:
- the ppp2r3c gene encoding serine/threonine-protein phosphatase 2A regulatory subunit B'' subunit gamma, whose translation is MSNDTVRQWKELLKKKLASAQKDERTEEEKKEDELRLFTKYYTEWRGGDKTDSSYKNIPRFYYRLPADDEILLQKLREESRAVFLQRKSRELLDNEELQNLWFLLDKNQVLPMAGEEAMINYDSFLKVGETAGEKCKQFFTARVYAKLLHNDPYGRISIMQFFNYVMRKVWLHQTRIGLSLYDVAGQGYLRESDLENYILELIPTLPQLDGLEKSFYSFYVCTAVRKFFFFLDPLRTGKIKIQDILACSFLDDLLELRDEELSKESQESNWFSAPSALRVYGQYLNLDKDHNGMLSKEELSRYGTGTLTSIFLDRIYQECLTYDGEMDYKTYLDFVLALENRKEPAALQYIFKILDMENKGHLNVFTLNYFFRGIQDQMKVHGQEPVSFQDVKDEIFDMVKPKDPYKITLQDLVTSGQGDTVTSILIDLNGFWTYENREVLVANDDSNTDMDDT
- the fam177a1 gene encoding protein FAM177A1 isoform X1; amino-acid sequence: MAFRTPPPGRLPVVPEAAQHTEHLVQSTGKDFENVELGDQMRNPQQKSPRRTIYFAGGETMEEYSTDEEEEEPEKKDLIPTVDPAKLTWGPYFLFHMWRAAMSTVSVCDYFGEKMSSLLGITTPKYQYAIDEFYRIKKEEEEEAEENQLSEEAERHFNEKLSPEGKQPMTEQPESSASFVKVTFDVQEETHTSLEMNMVAAPIPS
- the fam177a1 gene encoding protein FAM177A1 isoform X2; amino-acid sequence: MPSMDADKSTGKDFENVELGDQMRNPQQKSPRRTIYFAGGETMEEYSTDEEEEEPEKKDLIPTVDPAKLTWGPYFLFHMWRAAMSTVSVCDYFGEKMSSLLGITTPKYQYAIDEFYRIKKEEEEEAEENQLSEEAERHFNEKLSPEGKQPMTEQPESSASFVKVTFDVQEETHTSLEMNMVAAPIPS